One genomic window of Niveibacterium sp. SC-1 includes the following:
- a CDS encoding LuxR C-terminal-related transcriptional regulator — MSGVGFVAEASRAKIRQPYLRTESTVDRFALMQRLGHALLHRRVVLVQALAGYGKSCSVSRALDELPGATVKLWISLDEADTVSSVVECLVLALEPSDVPWRNDPASWPAQLAPPDGRSLRSHAATFMNALAALDASRVVLVFDDLHRVADPAVFHFMELLVEQLTERWTLVFCSRTKPPFSLARVAASGEMEVFREPELSFSADEARQLCRDLPAETAGAIWTLAGGWPAGIRLAMNAGAGSAKPLLAGMVGSAIFEFLIAEVIDTLPEELRRFLLQLAVLPEVSPWLAEALTENPNAPQLLDQIERQALFVADVGGAERVLKFHELFRESLNRRLMTEPGLDRRALLRRAAELEQDAQRRIAHWLEAHAWPEAAAALAAFAPEALSRGQADQAQQLLSRFPVPVRETLPALQFVAALLALERWDWAAIAPLMKKASLAWRAEGDSERAADADSYIAVALAGLGDVPAARARLAETDNDDAPDSAARQIRLALARSWLHLAEGELGRVHEPLGLTVGTLESHDAPAFLWKLAQPLPAFIGLPGTKAPLLRWIQGALRRTDSEPSPLHGMALVIRSWLAFRAGDRDGAWTVYDDARGECAWLHDPAALSFQLDLLKAQLLAADRRSSDLAAHLTQMLVSADRADRSRHRRAARGLALYLGCRAAHQAGERTLALQLGRELLKNAVQYVGWIHLEALHGIRAICAGAEGDSRMAFTHWQAQVALETSTDLFGQSAEARLNAAALALERADGPYAEALVSPVLLRCRQDDEPALMLLAPQPVLARIFEHTWSAAVHDQLEPFARRFSSTEQDQTSSAPSPTPSPGGAKPENDSRRPAVLAAGLSKRELEVLVRIAKGESNKHIARYLDLSPFTVKRHVGNILTKLDLGSRGQASAWYRDQQAAE, encoded by the coding sequence ATGAGTGGCGTCGGTTTCGTGGCAGAGGCATCCCGCGCCAAGATTCGGCAACCCTATTTGCGGACGGAGAGCACGGTCGATCGGTTCGCGCTGATGCAGCGCCTGGGCCATGCCCTGCTGCACCGGCGCGTGGTGCTCGTGCAGGCGCTTGCGGGCTATGGCAAGAGCTGCAGCGTCTCGCGGGCGCTGGACGAACTGCCGGGCGCCACCGTCAAGCTCTGGATCAGCCTGGACGAGGCGGACACCGTCAGCAGCGTCGTCGAATGCCTGGTGCTCGCCCTGGAGCCCTCTGATGTGCCCTGGCGCAACGATCCCGCCAGCTGGCCGGCCCAGCTGGCGCCGCCCGATGGCCGCAGCCTGCGCAGCCACGCCGCCACGTTCATGAACGCACTCGCGGCGCTGGATGCCTCTCGTGTGGTGCTGGTCTTTGATGACTTGCATCGTGTCGCAGACCCGGCCGTGTTCCACTTCATGGAACTGCTTGTGGAGCAGCTGACCGAGCGCTGGACGCTCGTCTTCTGCAGCCGGACCAAGCCACCGTTCAGCCTGGCCCGCGTGGCGGCCAGTGGCGAGATGGAGGTATTCCGCGAGCCCGAGCTGAGTTTCTCGGCTGACGAAGCACGTCAGCTCTGCCGAGACCTTCCCGCCGAGACAGCGGGTGCGATATGGACGCTCGCGGGCGGCTGGCCGGCGGGTATCCGCCTGGCGATGAATGCGGGGGCGGGCAGTGCGAAGCCGTTGCTGGCGGGCATGGTCGGCAGCGCGATCTTCGAGTTCCTCATCGCTGAGGTCATCGACACCCTGCCCGAGGAACTTCGGCGCTTTCTGCTCCAGCTGGCCGTCTTGCCGGAAGTCTCGCCCTGGCTTGCTGAGGCTCTGACCGAGAACCCCAATGCGCCGCAGCTGCTGGACCAGATCGAGCGGCAAGCACTGTTTGTCGCCGACGTGGGCGGGGCCGAGCGGGTGCTGAAGTTTCACGAGCTCTTCCGGGAATCCTTGAATCGGCGCCTGATGACCGAGCCCGGCCTGGATCGCCGCGCGCTGCTGCGGCGCGCGGCCGAGCTGGAGCAGGATGCGCAGCGGCGCATCGCCCATTGGCTGGAGGCGCATGCCTGGCCCGAGGCCGCAGCCGCGCTGGCCGCCTTCGCGCCCGAGGCCCTGAGTCGTGGCCAGGCGGACCAGGCGCAGCAGCTGCTCAGCCGCTTTCCCGTCCCCGTGCGTGAAACCTTGCCCGCGCTGCAGTTCGTGGCAGCGCTGCTCGCGCTGGAACGATGGGACTGGGCCGCGATTGCGCCCCTGATGAAGAAGGCGTCCCTCGCATGGCGCGCTGAAGGTGATTCGGAGCGCGCGGCAGATGCAGATTCGTATATCGCCGTCGCGCTGGCCGGGCTCGGCGATGTCCCCGCCGCGCGAGCCCGGCTCGCGGAGACCGACAATGACGACGCGCCCGACTCCGCCGCTCGCCAGATCCGCCTGGCGCTCGCGCGCAGCTGGCTTCATCTGGCAGAAGGCGAGCTGGGCCGTGTGCATGAACCGCTGGGCCTGACGGTTGGCACGCTGGAATCGCATGACGCGCCGGCCTTTTTGTGGAAGCTGGCCCAGCCCCTGCCGGCCTTCATCGGCCTGCCTGGAACGAAAGCTCCCTTGCTGCGCTGGATCCAGGGCGCGCTGAGGCGGACGGACAGCGAACCGTCGCCGCTACACGGCATGGCGCTGGTGATCCGGAGCTGGCTGGCCTTCAGGGCGGGCGACCGTGATGGAGCCTGGACGGTCTACGACGATGCCAGGGGCGAATGTGCATGGCTGCACGATCCTGCGGCCCTGAGCTTTCAGCTCGACCTGCTGAAAGCCCAGCTGCTGGCGGCCGACCGCCGAAGTTCGGATCTTGCTGCCCACCTCACGCAGATGCTGGTCTCCGCGGACCGCGCCGACCGGTCGCGACATCGCCGCGCAGCGCGTGGGCTGGCGCTGTACCTGGGTTGCCGGGCGGCTCACCAGGCGGGCGAGCGGACACTCGCGCTGCAGCTGGGGCGCGAGCTGTTGAAAAACGCGGTTCAGTACGTCGGCTGGATACACCTTGAAGCGCTGCACGGCATCCGCGCCATCTGCGCCGGGGCCGAGGGCGATTCGCGAATGGCCTTCACGCACTGGCAGGCGCAGGTGGCCCTTGAGACGTCGACAGACCTGTTCGGCCAGAGCGCCGAGGCGCGTCTGAACGCGGCCGCGCTAGCCCTTGAGCGGGCAGATGGGCCGTATGCCGAGGCGCTCGTCTCCCCGGTTCTGCTCCGCTGCAGGCAGGACGATGAACCCGCGCTGATGCTCCTCGCACCCCAGCCGGTGCTGGCGCGGATCTTCGAACACACCTGGAGCGCAGCGGTGCACGACCAGTTGGAGCCGTTCGCGCGTCGTTTCAGTTCAACGGAGCAAGACCAAACATCGAGCGCGCCCAGCCCGACGCCTTCGCCTGGCGGAGCCAAGCCCGAGAACGACTCGAGGAGGCCCGCGGTGCTTGCCGCAGGTCTGTCCAAGCGGGAACTCGAAGTGCTGGTCCGGATCGCCAAGGGCGAGTCCAACAAGCACATTGCCCGGTACCTCGACCTCAGTCCTTTCACGGTCAAGCGGCACGTCGGCAACATCCTGACCAAGCTCGACCTCGGCAGCCGAGGTCAGGCTTCCGCGTGGTATCGGGATCAGCAAGCCGCGGAATAG
- a CDS encoding cupin domain-containing protein: protein MNIIRKAEGHEVVVLRDRVNIKVASEQSPFGMSIVVVDVPPNSGTPCVAHAKEEEVYFILSGELFMHTPTERHTLRAGDMVHLPPGTPHGYRNPGDHDAQFLAWTVGGPMDKFFTNMAERVRALPDDLPQMVAVLEEFGVTRVA, encoded by the coding sequence ATGAACATCATCCGCAAGGCAGAAGGCCACGAAGTCGTCGTCCTGCGCGACCGCGTCAACATCAAGGTTGCCTCCGAGCAGTCGCCCTTCGGCATGTCCATCGTCGTCGTGGACGTACCGCCCAACAGCGGCACGCCCTGCGTCGCGCACGCCAAGGAAGAGGAGGTGTACTTCATCCTCTCTGGCGAGTTGTTCATGCACACGCCGACCGAGCGCCACACGCTACGGGCTGGCGACATGGTCCACCTGCCGCCCGGCACGCCGCACGGCTACCGGAATCCAGGCGACCACGACGCCCAGTTCCTGGCCTGGACCGTCGGCGGTCCGATGGACAAGTTCTTCACCAACATGGCCGAGCGTGTCCGCGCGCTGCCGGATGACCTTCCCCAGATGGTTGCCGTGCTCGAGGAGTTCGGCGTCACGCGGGTCGCCTGA
- a CDS encoding PEP-CTERM sorting domain-containing protein, whose amino-acid sequence MSSRWLLRLIVLSALLVLPLRATAAPVVIDFESFSDLDAIGSISGATFSNATALRSGAAGGSLNQFELPPYSGLTVAIDAADFAGGIGGPMRIAFTTPVISFNGRFTYLTQLTLTAFDDTQNVLATTQSLAGSNSGVTGTGLVNELLGFTMQGIRSVEIAGGPLGFSFAVDNIAFEPQASVPEPTTLLLVGTAVAVALRQRSTRRRV is encoded by the coding sequence ATGAGCTCTCGCTGGCTGTTGCGCTTGATCGTGCTATCCGCGCTCCTCGTGCTTCCCCTTCGAGCAACAGCCGCGCCGGTCGTCATCGACTTCGAGTCGTTCTCCGATCTGGATGCCATCGGCTCGATCTCGGGCGCGACGTTCTCGAACGCGACGGCACTGCGATCGGGGGCAGCCGGCGGCTCGCTCAACCAGTTCGAGCTTCCTCCCTACTCGGGATTGACCGTCGCCATCGATGCCGCCGACTTTGCTGGCGGCATCGGCGGGCCGATGCGCATCGCGTTCACGACGCCTGTCATCAGCTTCAACGGCCGCTTCACGTACTTGACCCAGCTCACGCTGACGGCGTTCGACGACACGCAGAACGTGCTCGCCACCACTCAGTCTCTTGCGGGCAGCAATTCAGGTGTGACCGGCACAGGCCTGGTCAACGAGCTGCTCGGGTTCACCATGCAGGGCATCCGCTCGGTCGAAATCGCCGGCGGCCCCTTAGGCTTCTCGTTCGCGGTCGACAACATTGCGTTCGAGCCGCAGGCGAGCGTGCCGGAACCGACAACGTTGCTGCTCGTAGGCACTGCCGTCGCAGTGGCGCTGCGTCAGCGCTCGACACGGCGGCGGGTGTGA
- a CDS encoding alpha-D-ribose 1-methylphosphonate 5-triphosphate diphosphatase, whose protein sequence is MKTYLTHARVVLADAVLEDAAVLIEDGRIRAISPDGASGAQERDLRGHSLLPGMVDLHCDAIEKEVEPRAKVLFPHAFACMNIDRRNAAAGITTPYHALSFAHAEWGVRNNDVASELVRTLKRMQADALVDNRIHIRYEITDETAMPYILALLDEGCVDLLSVMDHTPGQGQFRHLESYVAYVMGNHGSSREAAEKVAEDKIRSRETADARVLAVMERARARGVPTASHDDDDPLRVATMKALGARMSEFPINLETARVAHEQGLATIFGAPNVMRGGSQSGNMRALDAIRAGVADCLCADYAPATMLAAVTLLAERDGLPLHEAVRLVSLNPARAAGLDDRGQIAEGLRADLLAVRQIGPEGATQPVVVSTWLAGREVFAAAYGN, encoded by the coding sequence ATGAAGACCTACCTGACCCATGCGCGCGTCGTGCTGGCCGACGCAGTGCTCGAAGATGCCGCCGTGCTGATCGAGGACGGGCGCATCCGCGCGATCTCGCCCGATGGCGCAAGCGGCGCGCAGGAGCGAGACCTGCGCGGCCATAGCCTGCTGCCCGGCATGGTGGACCTGCACTGCGACGCGATCGAAAAGGAAGTCGAGCCGCGCGCCAAGGTGCTCTTCCCGCATGCCTTCGCGTGCATGAACATCGACCGTCGCAACGCCGCCGCCGGCATCACCACGCCCTACCACGCGCTCTCCTTTGCGCATGCGGAATGGGGCGTGCGCAACAACGACGTGGCCTCGGAACTGGTCCGTACGCTCAAGCGCATGCAGGCCGACGCACTGGTCGACAACCGCATCCATATCCGTTACGAAATCACCGACGAGACCGCGATGCCCTACATCCTCGCCTTGCTCGACGAGGGTTGCGTGGACCTGCTCTCGGTGATGGACCACACGCCCGGCCAGGGTCAGTTCCGCCATCTGGAGTCCTATGTGGCCTACGTGATGGGCAACCACGGCAGCAGCCGCGAAGCCGCGGAGAAGGTCGCGGAGGACAAAATCCGTTCCCGCGAGACGGCCGATGCACGCGTGCTCGCCGTGATGGAGCGCGCACGTGCCCGCGGCGTACCAACCGCGAGCCATGACGATGACGATCCCCTGCGGGTCGCGACCATGAAGGCGTTGGGCGCGCGTATGAGCGAGTTCCCGATCAACCTGGAGACCGCGCGGGTCGCGCACGAGCAGGGCCTGGCGACCATCTTCGGCGCGCCCAATGTGATGCGGGGCGGCAGCCAGTCCGGCAACATGCGCGCGCTCGACGCGATCCGCGCCGGCGTGGCCGATTGCCTCTGCGCCGACTACGCGCCGGCGACCATGCTTGCCGCGGTCACGCTACTGGCCGAGCGCGACGGACTGCCCCTGCACGAGGCAGTGCGCCTGGTGAGCCTGAATCCCGCGCGGGCCGCGGGGCTGGACGATCGTGGTCAGATTGCCGAAGGCCTGCGCGCCGACCTCCTGGCCGTGCGCCAGATCGGGCCGGAAGGCGCGACGCAGCCCGTCGTGGTAAGCACCTGGCTTGCCGGACGCGAAGTTTTCGCCGCGGCTTACGGGAACTGA
- the phnL gene encoding phosphonate C-P lyase system protein PhnL, translating into MSLPQRIAVDGLSKHFILHTQGGVRIPVLDTVSFALDDGECLVLDGPSGAGKSTLLRCLFGNYLAAAGSIQVCEAGSGELHDLVQASPQTLIELRRTTLSYVSQFLRVIPRVSALDIVAGPLRELGEEAGSARASAAALLARLNLPERLWHLPPATFSGGEQQRVNIARGFIAPKPILLLDEPTASVDARNRAVIVELINEARLRGAAIVGIFHDAEVREAVATRRLPVLPMAA; encoded by the coding sequence ATGTCCCTGCCACAACGGATCGCGGTCGACGGCCTCTCCAAGCACTTCATCCTGCACACCCAGGGCGGCGTGCGCATCCCGGTGCTGGACACCGTCTCCTTCGCGCTGGACGACGGGGAATGCCTGGTGCTGGACGGCCCCTCGGGCGCAGGCAAGAGCACTTTGCTGCGCTGTCTTTTCGGCAACTACCTCGCGGCCGCCGGCAGCATCCAGGTGTGCGAAGCAGGTTCGGGCGAGCTTCACGACCTGGTGCAGGCGTCGCCGCAGACGCTGATCGAGCTGCGCCGCACCACGCTTTCCTACGTGAGCCAGTTCCTGCGGGTGATCCCCCGGGTGAGCGCGCTGGACATCGTGGCCGGGCCGCTGCGCGAACTCGGCGAGGAGGCCGGCAGCGCGCGCGCGAGCGCCGCGGCCTTGCTCGCCCGCCTCAACTTGCCCGAACGGCTCTGGCATCTGCCGCCCGCCACTTTTTCAGGCGGCGAGCAGCAGCGGGTGAACATCGCGCGGGGCTTCATCGCGCCCAAGCCGATCCTGTTGCTGGACGAACCCACCGCCTCGGTGGATGCGCGCAACCGTGCGGTGATCGTCGAGCTCATCAACGAGGCCCGCCTGCGCGGCGCGGCGATCGTGGGAATCTTCCATGACGCCGAAGTACGCGAAGCCGTGGCCACGCGCCGGCTGCCGGTACTGCCGATGGCCGCCTGA
- the phnK gene encoding phosphonate C-P lyase system protein PhnK, with the protein MKMPSPLLQVRGLAKHYGRRVGCEEVSFDLYPGEVLCIAGESGSGKSTLLNTLAFELRPDAGSVVYDMKGKGPTDLGSLPDAALRELWRTDWGFVRQNPRDGLRMNVSAGANIGERLMAVGSRHYGAIRDTAQDWLGRVEIDATRLDDAPSAFSGGMQQRLQIARNLVTHPRLVFMDEPTAGLDASVQARFLDLLRGLVQELRLAVILVTHDLAVARLLAHRLIVMKRGHIVETGLTDQLLDDPQHPYTQLLVSSALAA; encoded by the coding sequence ATGAAGATGCCGTCTCCGCTGCTGCAGGTCCGCGGCCTGGCCAAGCACTACGGCCGCCGCGTGGGCTGCGAGGAAGTGAGTTTCGACCTCTATCCCGGCGAGGTGCTGTGCATCGCCGGCGAGTCGGGCTCGGGCAAGTCCACCCTGCTCAACACGCTCGCCTTCGAGCTGCGTCCAGACGCGGGCAGCGTCGTCTACGACATGAAGGGAAAGGGGCCGACGGATCTGGGCAGCCTGCCCGACGCGGCCTTGCGCGAACTCTGGCGCACCGACTGGGGCTTCGTGCGGCAGAACCCGCGCGACGGCCTGCGCATGAACGTCTCGGCCGGCGCCAATATCGGCGAGCGCCTGATGGCGGTCGGGTCCCGCCACTACGGCGCGATCCGCGACACCGCGCAGGACTGGCTGGGCCGCGTCGAGATCGACGCCACGCGCCTGGACGACGCACCGAGCGCCTTCTCCGGCGGCATGCAGCAGCGCCTGCAGATCGCCCGCAACCTGGTGACGCATCCGCGCCTGGTGTTCATGGACGAGCCGACTGCGGGCCTCGATGCCTCGGTACAGGCGCGCTTCCTCGACCTCTTGCGCGGCCTCGTGCAGGAGCTGCGCCTCGCGGTGATCCTGGTGACGCACGATCTGGCGGTCGCGCGCCTGCTCGCGCATCGGCTGATCGTGATGAAGCGCGGCCACATCGTCGAGACCGGCCTCACCGACCAGTTGCTGGACGATCCGCAGCATCCCTACACCCAATTGCTGGTGTCCTCCGCACTCGCAGCCTGA
- a CDS encoding alpha-D-ribose 1-methylphosphonate 5-phosphate C-P-lyase PhnJ, with protein sequence MSTISRTDTTTGPTAAAMQPGYNFAYLDEHTKRMIRRALLKAVAIPGYQVPFGSREMPLPYGWGTGGIQVTAAVIGAADVLKVIDQGADDTTNAVNIRSFFRKVTGVATTEKTSEATLIQTRHRIPETPLRAGQVIVYQVPIPEPLRWLEPRETETRTMHALSEYGVMHVKLYEDIVRHGRIATTYDYPVIVNGHYLMRPSPIPKFDNPKMHRNPALQLFGAGREKRVYAVPPYADVRSLDFEDHPFTVERWEDPCALCGATDAYLDEIILDDQGGRMFVCSDTEYCGTRREQGHRGKEAA encoded by the coding sequence ATGAGCACGATCTCCCGCACGGACACCACCACCGGGCCGACCGCCGCGGCCATGCAGCCTGGCTACAACTTCGCCTATCTCGACGAGCACACCAAGCGGATGATCCGCCGCGCCCTGCTCAAGGCCGTGGCGATCCCCGGCTACCAGGTGCCCTTTGGCAGCCGCGAGATGCCGCTGCCCTACGGCTGGGGCACGGGCGGCATCCAGGTCACCGCGGCGGTGATCGGCGCCGCCGACGTGCTCAAGGTCATCGACCAGGGGGCGGACGACACCACGAACGCAGTGAACATCCGCAGCTTCTTCCGCAAGGTCACCGGCGTCGCGACCACCGAGAAGACGAGCGAAGCGACGCTGATCCAGACCCGCCACCGCATCCCGGAAACACCGCTGCGTGCCGGGCAGGTGATCGTGTACCAGGTGCCGATTCCCGAGCCGCTGCGCTGGCTGGAGCCGCGCGAGACCGAGACCCGCACCATGCACGCGCTCTCCGAATACGGCGTGATGCATGTGAAGCTCTACGAGGACATCGTGCGCCACGGCCGCATCGCGACCACCTACGACTATCCGGTGATCGTCAACGGCCACTACCTGATGCGGCCCTCGCCGATCCCGAAGTTCGACAATCCGAAAATGCACCGCAATCCTGCCTTGCAGCTCTTCGGCGCCGGGCGCGAGAAGCGGGTCTACGCCGTGCCGCCTTACGCCGACGTGCGCTCGCTCGACTTCGAGGACCACCCCTTCACCGTCGAACGCTGGGAGGATCCCTGCGCGCTTTGCGGTGCGACCGACGCCTACCTCGACGAGATCATCCTCGACGACCAGGGCGGTCGCATGTTCGTCTGCTCCGATACCGAATACTGCGGCACCCGGCGCGAGCAGGGGCATCGCGGAAAGGAAGCCGCATGA
- a CDS encoding carbon-phosphorus lyase complex subunit PhnI, with protein sequence MYVAVKGGERAIAQSHVLVADARRGDPALAELSVAQIRQQLRLAVARVMTEGSLYDEDLAALAIKQAAGDLVEAIFLLRAYRTTLPRLAESLPLDTGRMRIERRISSAFKDLPGGQVLGPTYDYTQRLLDFSLLAEGVPAAGAGTTMPAPAAPLEAPRVTDLLAGEGLIEAAAACVDERAPVDLTREPLLFPADRATRLQNLARADEGFLLALGYSTQRGYSTTHPFAAEIRYGAVPVEVFVEELGFAVEVGEVLLTECQLINDFHGSAEAPPQFTRGYGLAFGHAERKAMAMALVDRSLRAAEFGESTELPANDEEFVLSHSDNVEASGFVQHLKLPHYVDFQTNLEMLRRLRADWEAGGEDAARIMSQQPEEEGEE encoded by the coding sequence ATGTACGTTGCCGTCAAAGGGGGCGAACGCGCGATCGCGCAGTCCCATGTGCTGGTGGCCGATGCGCGCAGGGGTGATCCCGCGCTGGCCGAACTCTCGGTCGCGCAGATCCGCCAGCAGCTGCGGCTTGCCGTGGCGCGGGTCATGACCGAAGGCTCGCTCTACGACGAGGACCTCGCGGCACTCGCGATCAAGCAGGCGGCCGGCGATCTGGTGGAGGCGATCTTCCTGCTGCGCGCCTATCGCACCACGCTGCCGCGGCTGGCCGAGAGCCTGCCGCTGGACACCGGGCGGATGCGGATCGAGCGGCGGATTTCCTCCGCCTTCAAGGATCTGCCCGGCGGCCAGGTGCTGGGGCCGACCTACGACTACACCCAGCGCCTTCTGGATTTCTCCCTCCTGGCCGAGGGCGTACCGGCTGCGGGCGCTGGGACCACGATGCCAGCGCCCGCAGCGCCGCTGGAAGCGCCGCGAGTGACCGACCTGCTTGCGGGCGAGGGACTGATCGAGGCCGCCGCCGCGTGTGTCGACGAGCGGGCGCCGGTCGATCTCACACGGGAGCCTTTGCTCTTCCCGGCAGATCGCGCGACGCGCCTGCAGAACCTGGCGCGGGCGGACGAGGGCTTCCTGCTCGCGCTCGGCTATTCGACCCAGCGCGGTTACTCGACCACCCATCCCTTCGCCGCAGAGATCCGCTACGGCGCGGTGCCGGTCGAGGTCTTCGTGGAGGAGCTCGGCTTCGCGGTCGAAGTGGGCGAGGTGCTGCTCACTGAATGCCAGCTGATCAACGATTTCCACGGCAGCGCCGAGGCGCCGCCGCAATTCACCCGCGGCTACGGGCTGGCCTTCGGCCATGCGGAGCGCAAGGCGATGGCGATGGCCCTGGTGGACCGCTCGCTGCGCGCGGCGGAATTTGGCGAGTCCACCGAGCTGCCCGCCAACGACGAGGAATTCGTGCTCTCGCACAGCGACAACGTGGAGGCCTCCGGCTTCGTGCAGCACCTGAAGCTGCCGCACTACGTGGACTTCCAGACCAACCTGGAAATGCTCCGTCGCTTGCGCGCGGACTGGGAAGCGGGCGGCGAGGACGCGGCACGGATCATGAGCCAGCAGCCGGAAGAGGAGGGTGAGGAATGA
- the phnH gene encoding phosphonate C-P lyase system protein PhnH has protein sequence MNVSNEHTITERGPMDLSRLLPGFADPVHDAQASFRSVLHALAEPGRIAELPVKLSAPFGLGVARAAVLLALSDYDTPVHLAATLREGEAAAWLRFHSGCTLVETTDEAHFLVLDGLAQLPAAEALQLGSASYPDRSATLLVEVPELAEGGPIRLSGPGIEHSRSISVGGWTGATTRFMQANRARFPLGVDLLLTCGDRLMGLPRTVVVEA, from the coding sequence ATGAACGTGAGCAACGAACACACGATCACCGAACGCGGGCCGATGGATCTGTCGCGGCTGCTTCCGGGTTTTGCCGATCCGGTGCATGACGCGCAGGCGAGCTTTCGCAGCGTGCTGCATGCGCTGGCCGAGCCGGGCCGCATCGCGGAACTGCCGGTGAAACTGTCGGCGCCCTTCGGCTTGGGCGTGGCGCGCGCGGCGGTGCTACTCGCCTTGTCCGACTACGACACCCCGGTGCATCTGGCGGCCACGCTGCGTGAGGGCGAAGCCGCAGCCTGGCTGCGTTTCCACAGCGGCTGCACCCTGGTCGAAACGACGGATGAGGCGCACTTTCTGGTGCTCGATGGCCTCGCGCAGCTGCCCGCCGCCGAAGCGTTGCAGCTGGGTAGCGCGAGCTATCCGGACCGCTCCGCCACGCTGCTGGTCGAAGTGCCGGAGCTCGCCGAAGGCGGCCCGATCCGGCTCAGCGGCCCCGGCATCGAGCACAGCCGTTCGATCAGCGTGGGCGGCTGGACCGGCGCGACCACCCGCTTCATGCAGGCCAACCGGGCGCGCTTCCCGCTCGGCGTGGATCTCCTGCTCACCTGCGGCGATCGCCTGATGGGCCTGCCGCGCACCGTCGTCGTGGAGGCCTGA